The Bdellovibrio sp. NC01 genome includes the window TACCACGGGCGAAGGCATGTTGTTGAAAGGTCGACGCATGCTTGTGACGGTTGACGATTCGAAAATGTTTATCAAAGAAAACGTCGTTGCGAAAAAACCGATGAAAGAAGGCAAATCCTTCGAAGTGGCAGCTGACGGTGCGGAATTCAGTGGAAAAAGCCGTGAAGCCAAGTTCTTGGGTAAAGTCCGCATGACTTACGATAATATGCGTCTAGAGGGCCCCGAAGCATCGTTTTTATACAGCAGTGGAGCCGCCATGCTAAGCTCTGTCGCCGTCAAAGGTGGCGTCAAAGTGAGTGACGCCGACAAATTTGCGACGGCAGAGAATGTGAACCTAGACCTTCTTGCGAATAAATACGTCTTTAAAGGTCGTCCCAAAATCATTCAAAACAATGACGAGCTGAGCGGTGAAGAAATCGTTTTTCTCGACGGCGGAAAAAAGGTTAAGATCGAGAAAGTCCGAGCGAAAATGGAGAACAAAAAGCGATGAGCTTACTGACCATCAAAGAAATCTCGAAAGCCTTCAAAAAGCGTAAAGTTGTTGATGGCGCCTCTTTTTCTGTGGAATCCGGCCAAGTGGTAGGTCTTTTGGGACCCAACGGTGCTGGTAAGACAACTTCGTTTTACATGGTTGTTGGTATCATCCAGCCGGATACCGGCGAAATTGATTTAGATAACGAAAAAATCACAGACCTACCGATGTATAAGCGCGCGCGTGTGGGCTTAAGTTACTTGGCGCAAGAACCAAGTATCTTTAGAAAACTGACGGTCGCTGAAAACATTACGGTCGCTTTGGAAGCTCACGGTTACAGTGGGGCTCAACGCGCTGAAAAGCTTGAACAGCTTATCGGCGATTTCCGTGTTGACCACATTCGCGACAGTTACGGCTACGCCCTATCGGGTGGTGAGCGTCGTCGTGTTGAGATCGCTCGTGCTCTTGCGGGTTCGCCGAAGTTCCTTCTTCTGGATGAACCGTTCGCAGGTATCGATCCAATTGCGGTCGCCGATATTCAAAATATCATCCGCGAGCTTAAGGCCAAAGGTATAGGAGTTCTTATCACGGATCATAACGTGCGTGAGACTTTAGGCATTTGCGATTATGCTTATATACTGAAGGACGGGAAGATCCAGGTTAGCGGAAGTTCTCATGAAATCGCTAATTCTGAGTTAGCTCGTAAATTCTATCTCGGTGAACACTTTAAACTTTAGCTTTGAGGTCATAAGACCTTCGCTGTAGTAGCGTTAGTAAGAAAGGGAACTCAATGGCTCTTAGACAGACCATGAACCTGAGCCAATCACTGGTCATCACTCCGCAGTTGCAACAAGCAATCAAGCTTTTGCAAATGTCGCGTATGGAGTTGGAATCAGCGGTTCGTTCAGAGCTTGAGGAAAATCCTATTCTTGAAGAAGCGGAAGTGTTGAAGGAAGACGATCTTCAGCGCACGAAAGAAGCTGCTGC containing:
- the lptB gene encoding LPS export ABC transporter ATP-binding protein, translated to MSLLTIKEISKAFKKRKVVDGASFSVESGQVVGLLGPNGAGKTTSFYMVVGIIQPDTGEIDLDNEKITDLPMYKRARVGLSYLAQEPSIFRKLTVAENITVALEAHGYSGAQRAEKLEQLIGDFRVDHIRDSYGYALSGGERRRVEIARALAGSPKFLLLDEPFAGIDPIAVADIQNIIRELKAKGIGVLITDHNVRETLGICDYAYILKDGKIQVSGSSHEIANSELARKFYLGEHFKL